The Canis aureus isolate CA01 chromosome 9, VMU_Caureus_v.1.0, whole genome shotgun sequence genome has a segment encoding these proteins:
- the LOC144320809 gene encoding uncharacterized protein LOC144320809, protein MAMALARIFLMVGGRAPRAGARAGLLWGPEWGRAQPQLFVFARAWLLSPAEQKRERWGVGGDRERPERGAILTVLMPFSPERARPPGAHSSARRARPALQPPPGRGERSTAGAQRRGSRAPRAARPRWNGDGPEPASAPTAPRPSARRLPPRGPGRSRLPPPPRPGPSRPESPAETRDPGPRREAAAPGCARNCALARGSRNGTVES, encoded by the exons ATGGCGATGGCATTGGCGCGGATCTTCCTCATGGTGGGCGGGCGGGCGCCCCGAGCGGGGGCGCGGGCCGGCTTGCTCTGGGGGCCGGAGTGGGGGCGCGCGCAGCCCCAGCTGTTTGTTTTCGCTCGCGCCTGGCTGCTCAGTCCTGCAGAGCAGAaaagggagaggtggggggtggggggtgatagGGAGAGACCGGAGCGCGGAGCGATCCTCACGGTCCTAATGCCCTTCAGCCCCGAGCGCGCGCGTCCCCCGGGCGCCCATTCATCCGCGCGCAGAGCCCGCCCCGCGCTCCAGCCCCCGCCGGGCCGCGGGGAGAGGAGCACGGCGGGTGCCCAGCGGCGCGGCAGCAGGGCCCCGAGAGCCGCCCGCCCGCGGTGGAATGGCGACGGGCCAGAGCCAGCCTCTGCTCCCACCGCTCCGCGACCGAGCGCCCGGCGGCTGCCCCCGCGCGGCCCCGGCCGGtcccgcctccctcccccgccccggcccggcccgagcCGCCCTGAGTCACCGGCCGAGACGCGCGACCCCGGCCCGCGCCGCGAAGCTGCAGCCCCCGGCTGCGCTCGCAACTGCGCTCTGGCGCGGGGTTCAAG GAATGGAACCGTAGAATCATAG